AAATATTTTCGTACCTCTGCGATTGCGAGCGACTGTCTCGTAACGATAGAATCTCCTGTTCGAGGCTGACTCGATTAGAATCGCGTTCCACCTGCAACTTCACCTGCGCAGTCCTCATTTCCGCTACCTGCAAAAATTGACGTAACAAATGACTAGAGCAACAGAAGTACCGGTAACTGTGATATGCTTAGATTAGCTACTACTGCCAATGAATAAATCTGGAAATTCTTTGTTACAATGATAAAGATATCTGGAGAAGTGGCATCTCAGTAGATTTTAGTCAAGAGTTAATTTCTCCTAATTCACTCTTTCAGGTATCAGATAaatgatttaatcatttatctCATTATGAACCCAGGAATTATCACAATTTTTTACATCCTTTCAGTAGGTTTTTTAACATCTTTCGCATCATATTATCAGATTGGTTAGCTGGTAAAAGATTTTTACGgggaaaaaaagaagaattttctTCTTCTATGTGTCCGATATTTACCTTTTCTTCGAGATGCAATTTCTCGATTTCTAAATTCGTTTTCGCCGTTTCGCTCGTCGATAATTCCTTGATCAATTTTCCGTTCTCTTCGGTCGTCAGTCTCAACTCGTTCTGACGAGTTTCCAAGCGTTTTCTCAACTCGCCGATCACGTCGACGTCGTTCAGGCGTTTATTCTCCGTCGCGAGTTTCGATTTCTCGCGTTCGATGCGCGCCAGTCGCTCCGCCGTGTCGTCGTACGACGCGCGCGCGTCTTTCAAACATTCCTCCAACTCGGCCGTGGCCGCTCGCGATCGCGCGACGTTCTCCGATAGCCGCGTTCGTTCGTGACGTTCGTTTTCGAGCGTTTCCGTCAGTTCGGAGTTCGTCTGCCGCGAACGCTCCAATCCGTCTGCCAGCTCGGAATTCTGCGATTTCATTCGGTCAATCGTTTGTTTCAAGCGAACGTTCTCTTTATTCGAATTGTCGAAGTCGACATCAATACGATTCTTTTCCGATGAAATCAACGCGTTTTCGTCCTGATGAAagaagaaaaattcaaatggaCGGAAACAAATTTGAGATTAATCAGCTTtcctacagatcggtcattcctggatatgtggagttttcaaggagctttaaaggagaaaatttcaagcaTCTGTATTACTTTCATCAACCAATCAGTCCTGTTTATTTCAGTAAACCTTTAATTTGGCCTTCTATGGTGCAAATATTTATCCTTATAGCCAAAACTCAAAACTCTGTTTCTAATTTGGTAAGCGCCTAATTGGGAAAAAGACAAATCTTCCATAACTTTTGATTTGTCAGAATTTAACTCACTTTCAACTCGTCCAAGTCTTTAATCAATTGCATAGAAGTTGTTTCTAACGTCAGCACCTGACCGAGAGCCGTTTCTAGGCTTTCTCCTTTAGCTCTGAGCTCAGTTTCCAATCGTTCCAGTCGCGCAGATTCTTTCAACTTCAATTCAACTACAGTAAAAATAGCACGGCTTTGATCAACAGGAATAGAAAACTAGGATGACAACATACCGCACTATAGAGtgttgaaatttgaatcaaggttttttttttctaagaatTTTTCGTACCCATATTTTGCTCCAATGTTTCATAATTTTCGGTCATTCTGATCAGATCTTCTTTCAGAATTTCGTGTGACCTAAGAAgaaaaattgttaaaatcaagATTAAGGCCTAATATGGTGTCAGTTTCTTTTCCCTCTTAGGAGGTTAGAGAGACCTGAGAAGAACGATTGGCCAAGAAGCACCACCCGGACCTAACAGAACTGTGCCCAGGATTCCAAATTTGCAATGTTTTTGGAGGATTAGCTAGAAAATGGCATTTTCACATTTACAGGCTGGTTACTTTTATTGACTTGCTGTTAccccgactattccctgataTGTGCATTGTTTTTTACGActcgatctgctaagaatccaatcattTAACTCGTACAACATAagacagaaactgtttgatctTACATGTGATCTACCTATCTCCAAGATCTATCTATCTTGTATCTTTTTTTGTATCAAAAGTGTATTATGTTGTTGgtattattttgtaaactacTCTGTGCTCTGTGCATTAAGTATTAATTGTGGAGCAATAAACTGAAACTGAACAAATTTCGCTGAATTATCCCTGAAGctcttttacaaaattccaCGACTTTTTGAAAGAAAGGAAAactccctgatttccaggttaagtggccaccctggtTTACTTACTGCTCCAATTGTTGTATTTTGACTTGTAATTCGGTGCTGAATTCCTGTTCCTGTAGATACATATCGTTAGCTACGAACAGTTCACCTTTTAAATgtctgaaatagaaaacagTGAAAAAATAAACTCCTCGCTAAAAGGCATATATTTTACCCCGAATCTACGTCGTGGAGTTCATCGAGGTTTACGAACCGAATCAAATCCTCGTGGTCAAGTTTTTCCGATCGTAAACTTCTGTTCATTTCGTTCAACATTTCGATCCTTTTAGACAAAGAttctctgaaaaaaatataatacaaCTTTTTACTtatcaattgaaatgaatgacAATACAAAATGTTGCAACTTTCAATTGCAGGAACACGTTACTTGTATTGTTGAAGAGCCTCTGCAGTGCTTCCAGAGCTTGTTAAATTCTCTTCTGCTTTATCCAGAGCCGATtgtaaaatctgaaaatgaaattatcaaatttgagTGGTGAACATTCCCTGCTAGGTCACAAGCAgagtgcagggtacagacagtaTAATGTCTCAGGGTTACAGGGTACACAGAAAAACAATTCTCtgaggggtgcagggtacagacagcagaatgtctgagggggtgcagcgtacagacagcagattgtcacAGGGAGTGCAGGGTACAAACATTGTCCGAGGGGTGCAGGTACAAACAACAtattgtctgaggggtgcaGTGTACAAACAACAtattgtctgagggggtgcagggtacacacaccagattgtctgagggctTGCAGGGTACAGAGAGCAAATTGTCCGAAATGGTGCAGGGTACAAACAGCAGATTGTCTCTGAAGGGTTGCAGGATACGGACAGCTGGCTGTCTGAGGTAAAAACTGACCTTAAGgatttcattcttaccttcaCGGAATTGGTTTCCTCGTCTAAACGTTGAGCGAGGGTGTGATTAGAACACCTCATTTCGTCCAGTTGATTCTCCGTATCTTTCAACTGTTCTTTTAAATGTCGGATCGAGTCGTTCAGCGAAcgattcgaattttcaaattcggcGACCCGCGTCTCTAAATTCGTCATTTCAGCCGCCATCTCCAAACAGCGGGCGTCGTCTTTCGCTCGATTGGCCGGTCGAATGATGCTTAAATCGGGCGTGTTCGGGAAACCGATACTGTTCGAGCCTACGTACATAATAATATCAGTTCAAACAAGTgtaaaaatttcataaagattaattcattatcaaagcgttattcaaatcaaagccTCACTAAAATGATTTAATCGTGTGTAATTAATCATCCAATTCAGCAATCATTTTAACAATGTAAAATCACTcgtttaatcaaatatcaaatgatTCGCATGGTTTCTAAATCCTGCTTATCCTGATCTTTCAGGACTGATGAAAATTCCTCTGTTAATGCAGGCCCATATttaggggggagggggtttgGGGCATTCATTGCCAAAGTTCCAGATGCTGGCTTTAAGAAGATTCACACTTTTGATCTTATTCTACTATGACTACGGCTAGGGAGACCAACCCGGCCAGTCACTTTTACATCGATCCCTGTGAAGAATCAGCCACCGTTTTTTAAAAGATCTGCCGCCCATCTACATGACAAGTCAATAATTTCTACAGCTGTGACCATTTTTTGTAAAACAGTGAACTGAATGTGTCAAAACTGTAGAATACATCAAAATTACAcataatttttaatattttttgggAGGACTATAGGCTTTGCCAGACCAGATCAAGAACAATGTATGAAACAAATGGTACAACGGAAAACTTTGTAAAAAAACCTACGTTTTCTAGCACTACTGCTGCTGATGTTACCGCGGTGACTATTACCGATCATTGTTGAGTTAGCCGGTGTCGTTGCTAGGGGTTTCGGAATCGGAGGCAAGCTGGAAACATTCGGTTCCGATTTCCAGCGCTCAGACTTTGGTACGACGATGTTCGGAAGAGAGTTTCCGGCTGGGTTTTTTGGGTTGTAAGCTCCGACCGGGGGCGCATCACCTGTCGACgtgaaaaaaaacatctttAAGATTCGAAATACTGGGTTTGccaaatacagtggaacctcgttctAATGGACCGCTgggagaaaaaataaaaatttcattaatataTGCGATAGTTCGTTAGATCCGTTACACATCGTTTATGTATGAAAAGAGAACACCCCCTCGGCCTGGTGCGATGAAACACAAACCAACTGGTTTCATTGGAGTTTCACCCAGCACTGGCGGCGGTTGTCTCCaccagtgatctccgtcgctctacgatcctagtgtaaccaacCACCCAGACGCGTGCATTCAAATTCGCTGAACAGTTGCCGACCAGAATTTGGTCGGCATTTTTGTCCGTGTTCAAACTGCGATATCTCAGCAAATAAACAaccgattttgataaataaactatCTACTCTAACCTTATGATGTCTTGCGTTTGttcattatatatcattttgatgacaaatttgatttttgtacGACTAAATTTAAGATACATAATTGATGCACTGTTTAGCGATGAGACACGTGGAGCTGGATTTCTGGTGGTTTCAAGTCACAATGATTGAAAAGTATCGAGAATATGTCGTTCGCATCTTAGTGTccgtggtacatcagacactaaggttcttggtgaaattGCAGTAGGCCTACTATTCAAGTATAGATACTGTCAGTTAATAAATCGTAGCAATCGTACTACAAATTGTAGCAGCTGGCAACACATCGTAAATCTGTATCACTAATCTAAGATAAATAAAGCAACACTGTCTCTCGGTTTGAAACTgacaataaataaacaaatgtgACTGATCGTGGCTTAGcaacaatgaaaatatactaAAAAAACTAAGGTCGTTATTACTGAAAGTTCGTTAGAAAAGGGGTCGTTGTGACCGATGAAATTTGACTAAATGAGAAGGATTTGGTCGGGCATTTTTTTTCGTACGTAACAAGCGATGGTTCGTTCGTTCCGAGGTTCCACACACAGCACTGGCACTGGTGGTGTACGATGTTGTTGCCGTTTTAACTATCAAAATGTAATCCTTATTTACCATGTTCACCTTTTGCCTAAATAGATTTAAtcgatattttatcaaaatgctGTATTCGGTGGGTAGGgataaaactaaactattAAGCTTTTAACGTTTTTCGAGTGGAGTGGTCCGAGGTCAGACACAAAAATCGTCAAAAATCGAATGGCCTTTTCTACATCAACAGCGAATCTGGGTGCAAATTGCTGCACGCATTTCTGACGATTACTTACTCTTAATCGCGGCGAATCGTTTAGATTTAGGAAAAGACATCGCCAAAGTcgagattttttaatttatttccacCCTCAAAAAcctgaaacaaaaatatttattcaaaaatggCGGGCCTCCACACCGGTCAAGGTCAAAAGATCCggtttctaaaaaattccctctgatataatttatttgtctGTCAAACAATATTCTTAACATTAGAACATTAGAAACAAATGTTTCTGAAGTTTTGTCAATATTAGtgtagaaaatgtatataAGATTCCGGTGACACCGAGTATTTTCATGGACACCGGCACCGGACTAGGTGATGCACTTTTGCTGATTGATTATCCGGACTACTGGCGTTGCGGGCAGCGCATGATCTCCGATCACAAACTACCACTGATTCTATGTGTGGTAACTTTAGTGATAAAACTTGATGAAAACAGCTTATAATGGATATCAAAACCAAATGGTTTATTCAGACTTTATAGTTTCGCTACTGATCATCGGTCTCGACCCAGGTCGCGTTTTCcgagaaaaataaattgatctGAATTAATAGTTAAAACTTGATTTAAACAATTTTCTAACACTGCAAATCGCCAATCGCATATCTAAGGAGGATTGGTTTCACATCAGGCattttaggagttttttttctgaagTATGCCGATATAGCTACGATCCGGGCCAATCCACTTTTCGGGGATGTGTTAAGATCTGTATCGCTTTTTATTGCTACCAAAACAACAGAATTACTTTATCATTACAGCTATCGGGAGATGAAGCTTGTCAGCAACCATAATATATCAAGTCATTTTAGATTACGCGGGGTGTGACAAGTTGGCCAAGAGAGCCAATCGATCGCTGTGCTATTCAAACCACAAATTTCTAATTCTAATGAATCGTATTTACTTACCGACGGTTATACTACGTAATAGAATACAAACAAAAACATCAACCAACTtgattatataaaatgaacGTAAATTTCCTCAAATGGTGAACGCATCGCTGGCCTCTATATGAAATAACGCCCCGAGGAATGTTTATTCGGGAATCCGTCTACTTTTAAACGCATACCTCAAAACATCTTTTTATGGAATTGACCATTTATTGAATAATGGTCTACAGTTTCAGTGTTTTATGTTCGTTTTTGCAATggcattttaataattttatgaGTCAGGGCCCTAGCTGCCGCACCGGGCGGATCTTTGCTGAGGGAAttttttgtgtatttttgataaaatctcGGGTATAAAAGCAATAAGTTAATACATATGATCGAGTTGTTATCCTTTCTTCGGGACCACACATTTTTCATAACACAATTGAGATTCTGATAGTTTGTCCTAGACCGCACCGGTGTACTTTCTACGTCCAGCTCATAGAAGCTAGTACACCACCGCGACTCAGTAGCCAGAGAAGGCTTTACTCACTTGCTCTACACTCAATTGCCAGTGTTATTTAATGACTGAGAACCTGTTTTTATCAATGACTAACTCATATGCCTTTGCTAACTCAACTGTTCCTTCCACTCAGCGAACAATTTGTGCAAAATTGGAAAGTGACCCAGTTTAATTTTTTATAGCGAGGGCCGGAGCTGACCTGGAAAGGGTAGCAAGAGCATCCACGTATCTTCAGGACCAATCATTTaagaaatgattactccaagcttgAATTAAATGcgaaatatcaaagctatgaAACTATATAAAGCTACTACATGTACTTCTTTCAGCCATATACACAACCAAGAACTGCAGCCAACAGAGACTTCCGACAAAACAATGACAAACTTTCTTATATCATACACAAGTTTATTACTTTTTTACAAGAATTTCTGCATGGAATACAGCAACATGAATTCGGGTACAGAGAGAGCCGACGAATAACCAGTAACTTATACCATATTACAAAACTAATTAAATATCAAgcatcaaaataaaacatttcatcatcattctaTACAACTGAGTGAGCGAATTGTGGGAGATGATTAATTAGAGTAAATATACAGTCACGATTACCGTAATAATTCTAATATGATATATCGATGATGATGGTGTCGGTGAGAGTATGTACAAACAACTATATTTACATATTACATTTTAATCGTTATAGTGTtcataatatttacaaaattatgACCGAGGCTTATATTCTAAGCCTTTATATGTTGTGAATCCCGGACCAGGGACCGCTCGATTAAGAGCCTATGGTTAACCAAGTTTTTATCAAAGATTCTTATCCCAGACTCACGACTAGGTCAGGTCCTATCAACCGATTAAAGGGGTCAACAGGTGGAACCTTTTCAAACCCTTTTAAGTGTTTTCtactaaaataaatcataatcgCGTGCACAATGACCGATGAGGTTTCAAATCAGTCCGAGCCGGACGTTTTCATTATTTCGATTGGATGCATGCGCATGTGCTGTTTCAGCGTGCTGCCGTGCGCGAACGACTTTTCGCACACGACGCACTTGTACGGCTTGACGCCGGTGTGCACACGCATGTGTTCCTTCATACCGCTGTACAGGCGAAACATGATTCCGCACACGCTGCACATGTACGGCTTCTCGCCGGTGTGCAGACGCATGTGGTGTCGCAATCCTTTCCGATACGTGAACTCCTTCTTGCACACCTCGCACGGGTACACCTCGCCGGTGTGCAGACGCATGTGATTGTTCAGATCGGTGCGCAGCTTGTAGACCTTATCGCACTGCGAACACTTGAACGGCTTGACGCCCGTGTGTATCAACGAATGGTTGTGCAAGCTGTAACGCTTCGAGAACAGACGCTTGCACACTTTGCACTCGTACGGCTTTTCGCCGCTGTGCACGCGCGAGTGTTGTTTCAAGTCGAAGTTGTACGCGTAGACTTTGCCGCATTCCTCGCACTGGAACGGCTTCTCGTCGCTGTGCATGACGCGTTGGTGTTTGCGCATGCTCGAGTTGTGGCTGTACATTTTGTCGCAGAACGGGCACTGATACGGCCGCGCCGCTTTATGCGTCAGTTTGTGTTCAGCGAGGTCGTCCTTGATTTCGAACACGGCGTTGCAGACGGCGCATTTGTACTTGTCGTCGTTGTCGTGGTCACGCAGGTGTTTCTCCAAGTGTTCTTGCGTTGAGTAGCACTTTCCACATTTCGCGCAGCGCGGCGTCTCGTAATAGATATCCATTTCGAAAACTTCtggaaaaaatatgtatagaatttgtacttttttttcagattcatttatctacatatAACTACAAGCTCAATCATCATGTTACTTCAAATGAACGAATAATTCCAGATAACTTTAATACATATTTGGTAAAATACgatgaagaaataaataataataagaatttTCCGATTAAGAAAATTCTCAACATTTCCTGAATAAAATGtcagttaattttcaaatcagcaGCTGATTTTCACGAAGTCTGAACGAGGCAATGATATTCCTAGGTATATGGAAACTCTGAGGTATGCAATTTCAAACCCATCTTTGAGCCCAGGGGCTGCTATCAATAGACAAGTTTGTTACTTAAACCATGCTGGGGCTGGTTTTGACTTACTTTAACCACAGAGGCTAGCTagttttatctttaaataacACTAGGGCAAGTTTTATAGACAAGTTTTAACTTAAAGCATGATGGGGCTGGTGTTAACTTATTATCTATAACCCCCGGGGGCTAGCTTAacgaccagttttaacttaaaaCCCAGGGGCCACTTTTGACCGGTTTTAATATTAACCCCAGGGGTCGGACTTATAGACCAGGGGTAACTCAATTGACTAGGGTTATTGCATTCAAGtcaataaaaatgattttgccGATAGAGTGTAGAAATATTTACCCTTttgattgatgatattttccgtGGAGGTAGTTAACTTTCTATAACCGTCACTCGAATGCCTCGCGGTGAG
This genomic interval from Tubulanus polymorphus chromosome 8, tnTubPoly1.2, whole genome shotgun sequence contains the following:
- the LOC141909677 gene encoding uncharacterized protein LOC141909677; protein product: MSFPKSKRFAAIKSDAPPVGAYNPKNPAGNSLPNIVVPKSERWKSEPNVSSLPPIPKPLATTPANSTMIGNSHRGNISSSSARKRSNSIGFPNTPDLSIIRPANRAKDDARCLEMAAEMTNLETRVAEFENSNRSLNDSIRHLKEQLKDTENQLDEMRCSNHTLAQRLDEETNSVKILQSALDKAEENLTSSGSTAEALQQYKESLSKRIEMLNEMNRSLRSEKLDHEDLIRHLKGELFVANDMYLQEQEFSTELQVKIQQLEQSHEILKEDLIRMTENYETLEQNMVELKLKESARLERLETELRAKGESLETALGQVLTLETTSMQLIKDLDELKDENALISSEKNRIDVDFDNSNKENVRLKQTIDRMKSQNSELADGLERSRQTNSELTETLENERHERTRLSENVARSRAATAELEECLKDARASYDDTAERLARIEREKSKLATENKRLNDVDVIGELRKRLETRQNELRLTTEENGKLIKELSTSETAKTNLEIEKLHLEEKVAEMRTAQVKLQVERDSNRVSLEQEILSLRDSRSQSQRQCQELCEKLEKIQDDYSRHQIEFKQNREQFDAQLQSQQDQYESLIAALEEQLNDRSHSNDSEISALQNEINKWQKLYEDLQDKVAPFQVQLDSFEEEKRLLVGRSNETKAEVQKLSEQYAKLLGHQNHKQKIQHIVKIKQENVALKDELSSLREQVIKLKRQQQTSEVKKRFDPSKAFQHVKENSTVVAPKQLQKTYLESPTPSSGGSPRRTPLRDSSTNSPRKLTNRRL
- the LOC141909531 gene encoding uncharacterized protein LOC141909531, which encodes MESQGQVDYIHQMLLDKYRQSKAQQMTSSSVTTGQTQQSYVLDKRIPGDTEPIRALGSDDDEFDDEDESSGEEEENNAMLTDNQLCPTTVLEKFSTTDAAASIVGLEHHYTLMGDPPASAQPRPTRMEIPTTPIVLKKLTPRKPGEEPIFTCIDKIEPPDMSPRSKPYPKVLPLTARHSSDGYRKLTTSTENIINQKEVFEMDIYYETPRCAKCGKCYSTQEHLEKHLRDHDNDDKYKCAVCNAVFEIKDDLAEHKLTHKAARPYQCPFCDKMYSHNSSMRKHQRVMHSDEKPFQCEECGKVYAYNFDLKQHSRVHSGEKPYECKVCKRLFSKRYSLHNHSLIHTGVKPFKCSQCDKVYKLRTDLNNHMRLHTGEVYPCEVCKKEFTYRKGLRHHMRLHTGEKPYMCSVCGIMFRLYSGMKEHMRVHTGVKPYKCVVCEKSFAHGSTLKQHMRMHPIEIMKTSGSD